From a single Saimiri boliviensis isolate mSaiBol1 chromosome 15, mSaiBol1.pri, whole genome shotgun sequence genomic region:
- the SDR16C5 gene encoding epidermal retinol dehydrogenase 2 has protein sequence MSFNLQSSKKLFIFLGKSLFSLLEALILALLPKPRKNVAGEIVLITGAGSGVGRLLALRFARLGSVLVLWDINKNGNEETRKMAQEAGATRVHAYTCDCSQKEEVYRVADQVKKEVGDVSILINNAGIVTGKKFLDCPDALMEKTLDVNFKAHLWTYKAFLPAMIANDHGHLVCISSSAGLVGVSGLADYCASKFAAFGFAESMFVETFVQKQKGIKTTIVCPFFINTGMFEGCTTGCPTLLPILEPEYAVGKIVEAILQEKMYLYMPKLVYFMMFFKSFLPLKTGLLIADYLGILHAMDGFIDQKKKL, from the exons ATGTCTTTCAACCTGCAGTCATCAAAGAAACTGTTCATTTTCTTAGGAAAATCACTGTTTAGTCTTCTGGAGGCTTTGATTTTGGCCTTACTCCCAAAGCCACGGAAGAACGTTGCTGGTGAAATAGTCCTCATCACAGGTGCCGGCAGTGGAGTTGGAAGGCTCTTAGCCTTGCGATTTGCCCGGCTGGGATCTGTGCTTGTTCTCTGGGATATCAATAAGAATGGGAACGAGGAAACACGTAAGATggctcaggaagctggggctACAAGAGTGCACGCCTATACCTGCGATTGCAGCCAAAAGGAAGAAGTGTATAGAGTAGCCGATCAG GTGAAAAAAGAAGTTGGTGATGTTTCCATCCTAATCAACAATGCCGGCATCGTAACAGGCAAAAAGTTCCTTGACTGTCCAGATGCGCTTATGGAAAAGACATTGGATGTGAATTTCAAAGCACATTTATGG ACTTATAAAGCCTTTCTACCTGCTATGATTGCAAATGACCATGGACATTTGGTTTGCATTTCAAGTTCAGCTGGATTAGTTGGAGTAAGTGGGCTGGCAG ATTATTGTGCAAGTAAATTTGCAGCCTTTGGGTTTGCTGAATCTATGTTTGTAGAAACATTTGTCCAAAAACAGAAGGGGATCAAAACCACGATTGTGTGCCCGTTTTTTATAAACACTGGAATGTTTGAAGGTTGTACTACAGG CTGTCCTACTCTGTTGCCAATTCTGGAACCAGAATATGCAGTTGGAAAAATCGTAGAAGCTATTCTACAAGAAAAAATGTACTTGTACATGCCAAAGTTGGTATACTTcatgatgttttttaaaag CTTTTTGCCCCTCAAGACAGGACTGCTTATAGCTGACTATTTGGGCATCCTTCATGCAATGGACGGCTTCATTGACCAAAAGAAGAAGCTCTAA